The DNA window ACATTGCCACCAAAGAGTCCTTTGATAAAGAAGGTTGGCTACATACTGGCGATATAGGCTCTATCGACAGCGAGGGCTATTTGACCATTCAAGGGCGTAAAAAAGACACCTTCAAAACCGCCAAAGGCAAGTTTGTCGCACCTGTTCCTATCGAGAAAAAACTCTTTGAATACAGCCGTGTGGAGATGATGTGCCTCATTGGATCCGGGTTACCCGCACCAATATTACTGGTTGTGCCACATAACTTCCCTCATTTTGACCGTGAGCGGTATGAACGAACCACGCAAAAAGTCATCAAACGCATGAATGACGAATTGGAATCTCATGAGCAGATCAAGGGAGTCCTTATGATTAAAGAGCCCTGGAGTATCGATAACGGCATTTTGACGCCAACATTGAAAATAAAGCGCCATGTGCTTGAGCAGAAGTATCACGAAGTTGGCCACAACTGGCCAAAAGACAAACTGGTGGTTTGGGAGCAATAACCTCTCCATCAACACGTCTTAAAGACTCAAAAACCGCAGGCTCACTCCTATTCTTGAACCTGCGGTTTTTTCCTTTACAAACATCGATATGACCTTTCTCAGTTAGTCCCAAAAGCTACGCTTCACCTCATTCGAAACTTGTTCTTTAGTCAGACCAAGATCTTTGTACATATGTTCCGACAACTCGGACAACTGTCGCCGCGTGTGATGGTTTCGTTTCCAACGCAGCACTTCGATAAATAAACGCTTAAGTGACCGTACTGTTTTCTTAGCATTAAGAGGTAGATGATTTATGCTGGATTCCATATTGACTCCTTGAAATTAAGCTTTGTTCGAGCTA is part of the Vibrio cidicii genome and encodes:
- a CDS encoding DUF1127 domain-containing protein, yielding MESSINHLPLNAKKTVRSLKRLFIEVLRWKRNHHTRRQLSELSEHMYKDLGLTKEQVSNEVKRSFWD